The sequence GTCATAGACATGCGCCTCCACAGTGCTCCTGTGCCTACCATACTCAGTGATCACCCTTAACACATATACCTGCTTGGCATCAACACCAATTGCCTTAGCAACCTCCTCCCTTAACTGTAACCTGCTTGGTGTTGGTAAGCCGACGTGCCAAGCCTCAGCAATAACCTCCTTACGACCAATTGCCTTATTCTCCCTAATATTGAGTAACTTAAAACTGATCTTACCAGCCTCCACACCCTCTGGTAATTGT is a genomic window of Vulcanisaeta souniana JCM 11219 containing:
- a CDS encoding 30S ribosomal protein S24e, translating into MSVPQLPEGVEAGKISFKLLNIRENKAIGRKEVIAEAWHVGLPTPSRLQLREEVAKAIGVDAKQVYVLRVITEYGRHRSTVEAHVYDDPNTGERLEPLYVKLRNMPKEEAKKFREEMKKRKSEKKAVKK